The Amphiura filiformis chromosome 12, Afil_fr2py, whole genome shotgun sequence genome includes a region encoding these proteins:
- the LOC140166688 gene encoding uncharacterized protein, which yields MGEYQKTFADLDDLTVQDKWNHLEKEIKRTVEENVPTKVKSTRNDLPWFDRKSRRRTRRKQRLYNKATQGGQAKDWETYREYKKECRRALNKTRWEYINNDLGSAVKEDPKAFWTFIKSLRKEDNGVADLKVDNKLLTDSKEKAESLNNQFCSVFTQEDKSHIPSLGESNITNIPNLVIHEEGVNKQLLKLKPNKAPGPDGIFPWMLRMMAEQLAPVLTKLFQQSIDEGFLPTQWRQADI from the coding sequence ATGGGAGAATACCAAAAGACCTTTGCAGATCTTGATGACTTGACGGTGCAGGACAAATGGAATCATCTTGAAAAGGAAATCAAAAGAACGGTGGAAGAAAATGTTCCTACTAAAGTGAAATCAACAAGAAATGATCTACCATGGTTTGACAGAAAGAGTCGGAGAAGAACAAGAAGGAAACAGAGGCTGTACAACAAGGCAACGCAAGGTGGCCAAGCAAAAGATTGGGAGACATACAGGGAGTACAAAAAGGAATGTAGAAGAGCTCTCAATAAGACAAGATGGgagtatatcaataatgatctggGGTCAGCGGTCAAGGAAGATCCTAAGGCTTTCTGGACTTTCATAAAAAGTTTGAGGAAAGAAGATAATGGAGTGGCAGACCTGAAGGTTGACAACAAACTTTTAACAGACAGCAAGGAAAAGGCGGAATCACTCAACAACCAGTTCTGCAGTGTATTCACGCAAGAGGACAAAAGTCACATCCCGTCACTTGGGGAAAGCAACATAACAAATATCCCGAATTTGGTCATTCATGAGGAAGGAGTCAATAAGCAACTGCTGAAACTCAAACCAAATAAAGCACCGGGTCCAGATGGAATATTCCCGTGGATGTTGAGAATGATGGCAGAGCAACTGGCTCCGGTTCTCACCAAATTATTTCAGCAGTCTATAGATGAGGGTTTTCTTCCAACACAGTGGAGACAGGCAGACATATAA